From Silurus meridionalis isolate SWU-2019-XX chromosome 14, ASM1480568v1, whole genome shotgun sequence, a single genomic window includes:
- the cdk21 gene encoding cyclin-dependent kinase 6, translating to MDEATLNYEILAEIGAGAYGTVYKARDLVDKQRLVAVKKLKISAEQHLGIPNLMIREVALLRKTGLFDHPNVVKLLDVSASLRKTGLDLMLVFEYIDQDLSSFLSTVSEDGLERDKIKDVMRQLLNGLDFLHTNMIIHRDLKPSNVLLSSRGKVKIADFGMARIYTQSIALTPCVVTLWYRAPEVLLLSNYMSSVDIWSAGCIFAELFLLKPLFQGYTEVQQLQRIFEVIELPGEEDWPEESPICYNPAWATRDATSQLLPNLTVEENNLLIQCLAFHPTQRISAFGALDHPFLSGP from the exons atggATGAGGCCACTTTAAATTATGAAATCTTAGCCGAAATTGGGGCGGGGGCCTACGGCACGGTATACAAAGCGAGGGATCTCGTGGACAAACAGCGCCTCGTAGCGGTGAAGAAGCTGAAAATCAGCGCAGAACAGCACTTAGGCATCCCGAATCTTATGATCCGCGAGGTGGCGCTGTTGCGGAAAACGGGACTTTTCGACCATCCAAACGTAGTGaa GTTGTTGGACGTATCAGCTAGTCTGAGGAAGACAGGTTTGGACCTGATGCTGGTGTTTGAATACATCGATCAGGATCTGTCCTCATTTCTCAGCACAGTGTCTGAGGACGGTTTGGAGAGAGACAAAATAAAG GATGTAATGCGGCAGCTGCTGAACGGCCTCGACTTCCTCCACACTAACATGATCATTCACCGTGATCTGAAGCCCTCTAACGTTCTGCTAAGCAGCCGTGGCAAGGTGAAGATTGCTGACTTTGGCATGGCCAGGATCTACACTCAGTCTATCGCCCTGACGCCTTGC GTAGTGACTTTGTGGTACAGAGCTCCTGAGGTGTTGCTCCTCTCAAATTACATGTCCTCTGTGGATATCTGGAGCGCAGGCTGCATCTTTGCGGAGCTCTTCCTGCTAAA ACCTTTGTTCCAAGGATACACTGAAGTCCAGCAACTTCAGAGGATCTTTGA GGTGATTGAGTTACCTGGTGAAGAGGACTGGCCAGAAGAAAGCCCTATCTGCTATAATCCAGCCTGGGCTACACGAGATGCCACCTCTCAGCTGCTGCCGAACCTGACTGTTGAGGAGAACAACCTACTTATT CAATGCTTGGCCTTTCATCCAACCCAACGCATCTCTGCATTTGGAGCTTTAGACCATCCTTTCTTGTCTGGCCCATAA
- the LOC124397158 gene encoding all-trans-retinol 13,14-reductase-like produces the protein MWLSVGLIVAVLFIALFFKYVLGTSSPCPFDINAIESPRPVELNKKERNKVLKQGFLVSRVPQDLDAIVIGSGIGGLSIAVLLAKVGKKVLVLEQHDRAGGCCHTFSEKGFEFDIGIHYIGDVEENGMFGCIVDQLTNGQLQWEPMENPFDQVVLGPPENRRIYPIYSGKDRFHWELKKCFPGEEKAIDEFMRLVQKCGNSVWTMMMLKLIPFPVARFLVYTGLANRLSSFFSYGSRSLAEVVNSLTENKDLRAVLCYMFATYGNPPKDASFSLHSLLVCHFLNGAWYPKGGASQIAYNMIPIIEKAGGAVLVRAPVNRILLNSANEAIGVSVMKGQDEVHVHAPIVISDAGIFNTYQQLLPKEVQTRPGKSTMTVVSFAPYSWFEEWKDEKVKNRGADYKEIKAGIINTVLEVVTQIFPKIKDRIEYMDAGTPITNQHYLAAPKGENYGADHCTSRFTADVCATIRPQTPIKNLFLTGQDLCSCGFAGAIAGALACGSVVLNRNLFIDVDVLRKKLNHANSKKVQ, from the exons ATGTGGCTCTCTGTAGGATTAATCGTCGCAGTGTTGtttattgcattgttttttaaatatgtattggGTACTTCCAGTCCGTGTCCTTTTGACATCAACGCGATCGAGTCTCCCAGACCAGTGGAGCTgaataaaaaggagagaaacaAAGTGTTAAAGCAGG GGTTTTTGGTCAGCAGAGTCCCCCAGGACCTTGACGCCATTGTGATTGGCAGTGGTATTGGTGGGCTGAGCATCGCCGTTCTGCTCGCCAAGGTTGGAAAGAAGGTCCTGGTACTGGAACAACATGATCGAGCTGGAGGATGTTGTCACACATTCTCTGAGAAAGGCTTTGAGTTTGACATTG GGATTCACTACATTGGTGATGTTGAGGAGAATGGGATGTTTGGCTGCATAGTGGATCAGCTGACCAATGGGCAGCTGCAATGGGAACCAATGGAAAACCCCTTTGACCAGGTGGTTCTGGGACCACCGGAGAACCGGCGCATCTATCCCATTTACAGTGGAAAAGACCGTTTCCATTGGGAGCTGAAAAAGTGCTTCCCaggagaagagaaagccatCGATGAGTTTATGAGACTGGTTCAG AAATGTGGCAATAGTGTGTGGACGATGATGATGCTGAAGCTGATTCCATTCCCAGTGGCTAGGTTTTTGGTTTATACAGGACTTGCTAATCGCCtgtcctccttcttctcctatGGCTCACGCAGCCTGGCCGAGGTGGTGAACAGTCTCACAGAGAATAAAGATCTCAGAGCCGTGCTCTGCTACATGTTTGCTACTTATG GCAATCCTCCAAAAGATGCCAGTTTCTCCTTGCACAGTTTGCTGGTGTGCCACTTTTTAAACGGTGCCTGGTACCCTAAAGGTGGTGCGAGTCAGATTGCCTATAACATGATCCCCATCATTGAGAAGGCAGGAGGAGCCGTGCTTGTCAGAGCTCCAGTCAACCGCATCCTGCTCAATTCTGCCAATGAGGCTATAG GAGTGAGTGTGATGAAGGGGCAAGATGAGGTCCATGTGCATGCTCCCATTGTGATCTCCGATGCAGGAATCTTCAACACCTACCAGCAGCTACTTCCTAAAGAGGTTCAGACTAGGCcag GGAAATCCACAATGACTGTGGTCAGCTTCGCTCCTTACTCGTGGTTTGAGGAATGGAAAGATGAGAAGGTCAAGAACAGAGGGGCCGATTATAAAGAGATTAAGGCAGGCATCATCAACACAGTTTTGGAGGTGGTAACTCAGATTTTCCCCAAGATCAAGGACAGG ATCGAGTACATGGACGCCGGCACTCCCATCACTAATCAGCACTATTTAGCAGCTCCTAAAGGAGAGAACTACGGAGCTGATCACTGCACTTCCCGCTTCACTGCAGACGTCTGTGCCACAATCAGACCTCAAACTCCCATCAAAAACCTCTTCCTCACAG GTCAAGACCTGTGTTCATGTGGTTTTGCGGGGGCCATCGCTGGAGCTCTAGCCTGCGGCTCTGTTGTTCTCAACCGCAACCTTTTTATTGATGTTGATGTCCTTCGAAAGAAACTGAACCATGCCAACTCTAAGAAAGTCCAGTAA